From the genome of Triticum aestivum cultivar Chinese Spring chromosome 3B, IWGSC CS RefSeq v2.1, whole genome shotgun sequence, one region includes:
- the LOC123070446 gene encoding protein argonaute MEL1 isoform X2, whose translation MDMPQETIQMLDAVLRESPSWNYVTVSRSFFSTTFGHRGDIGEGLECWRGYYQGLCPTQMGLSLNIDISATSFFKPVTVVQFVLEFLNLRDASRPLTDMDRVKIKKALRGVRVETNHQEDKIRRYKITGITPVPTSQLIFPVDERGTRMSVVQYFMQRYNYSLKYTAWPCLQSGSDARPVYLPMEACKIVEGQRYSKKLNDKQVTNILRATCHRPQQREESIREMVLHNKYAKDRFAQEFGINVCSDLVSVPACVLPPPMLRYHDSGKEKTCAPSVGQWNMINKKMINGGIIGNWACVSFSRMRPEEVHRFCCDLIQMCNMTGMSVNPRPLVDNRSDSPNHIENALSDVYRRTTEILGNQGQLQLLIVILPEVSGSYGKIKKVCENDLGIVSQCCLPRHAARPNKQYMENVALKINVKVGGRNTVMERAFARNGIPFVSDVPTIIFGADVTPPPGEDSASSIAAVVASMDWPEITKYRGLVSAQPHRQEIIEDLFSVIKDPQRGNVNGGMIRELLIAFRKKTGRRPERILFYRDGVSEGQFSHVLLHEMDAIRKACASLEEGYMPPVTFVVVQKRHHTRLFPEVHGRCDMTDKSGNILPGTVVDLMICHPKVFDFYLCSHAGIQGTSRSSHYHVLYDENHFTADALQSLTNNLCYTYAHCTRAVSVVQPAYYAHLAAFRARYYVEGNSSDGGSTPGSSGQAAIALEGPVEVHQLSKIKENVKFPLNLQPGGVLRVRTTNAGMIRELLIAFRRKTGRRPNKIIYHNDGEDEGYPTLKLVSAYGAIREACTSLDEDYLPSIVIDNSQERQHPSVSPEISETFDNKLTKAKSEEANLLMSSLFPSY comes from the exons ATGGATATGCCTCAAGAAACCATCCAAATGCTTGATGCTGTCCTCAGGGAGTCACCATCCTGGAA CTATGTCACAgtgtccagatccttcttctccaccacttTTGGTCACAGGGGAGACATTGGTGAAGGATTAGAGTGCTGGAGAGGTTATTACCAGGGCTTATGCCCGACACAGATGGGGCTGTCTCTCAACATAG ATATATCCGCAACATCCTTCTTCAAGCCTGTGACAGTGGTCCAGTTCGTGCTGGAGTTCCTCAACTTACGTGATGCCTCACGACCTCTGACAGACATGGACCGTGTCAAG ATAAAGAAAGCACTCCGTGGGGTGCGTGTTGAGACAAACCACCAAGAAGACAAAATCAGAAGATACAAGATAACAGGGATTACTCCTGTCCCCACGAGCCAGCTCAT ATTTCCTGTTGATGAGAGAGGAACAAGAATGTCAGTTGTTCAGTACTTCATGCAAAGATACAACTACAGTCTGAAGTACACTGCTTGGCCCTGTCTGCAGTCTGGAAGTGATGCTCGTCCTGTATATCTGCCTATGGAG GCGTGCAAGATTGTTGAAGGGCAAAGGTACTCTAAGAAACTGAATGACAAGCAGGTCACCAACATACTTAGAGCTACCTGTCATCGTCCGCAGCAGAGGGAGGAAAGCATTCGTGAG ATGGTTCTGCACAACAAGTATGCTAAGGACAGGTTTGCACAGGAGTTTGGAATCAACGTCTGCAGTGACCTGGTCTCTGTTCCAGCCTGTGTGCTGCCTCCCCCCATG TTGAGATATCATGATTCTGGAAAGGAGAAAACTTGTGCGCCAAGTGTTGGACAGTGGAACATGATTAACAAG AAAATGATCAATGGAGGAATCATAGGCAACTGGGCCTGTGTGAGTTTTTCACGCATGCGTCCTGAGGAGGTACACAGGTTCTGTTGTGATCTGATTCAGATGTGCAATATGACTGGAATG TCTGTCAATCCAAGGCCACTTGTAGACAACCGATCAGATAGCCCCAACCACATTGAGAATGCTTTGAGTGATGTGTACAGGAGAACTACGGAAATACTTGGCAACCAGGGACAGCTACAACTGTTAATCGTAATCCTACCTGAAGTCAGTGGTTCTTATG GGAAAATCAAGAAGGTTTGCGAGAATGACCTTGGGATCGTGTCTCAGTGTTGCCTGCCAAGGCATGCTGCCAGACCGAACAAGCAATATATGGAGAATGTTGCACTCAAAATCAATGTGAAG GTTGGAGGACGCAACACAGTTATGGAGAGAGCTTTTGCGCGAAATGGCATACCGTTTGTGTCCGATGTTCCAACAATCATCTTTGGTGCTGATGTTACACCCCCACCTGGAGAGGACTCTGCATCATCTATTGCTGCG GTGGTGGCATCAATGGACTGGCCAGAGATCACCAAGTACAGAGGTCTTGTCTCTGCTCAACCACACAGGCAGGAGATAATCGAAGACCTCTTCAGTGTCATCAAAGATCCACAGAGGGGTAATGTCAATGGCGGCATGATCAG GGAGTTACTTATTGCCTTCCGCAAGAAGACAGGCCGGAGGCCTGAAAGGATTCTCTTCTACAG GGATGGTGTAAGTGAAGGCCAATTCAGCCATGTTCTGCTTCATGAAATGGACGCAATCAGGAAG GCCTGCGCCTCTTTGGAGGAAGGGTATATGCCCCCAGTCACCTTTGTGGTTGTCCAGAAAAGGCATCACACGAGGCTGTTCCCTGAGGTCCATGGGAGGTGTGATATGACTGACAAGAGTGGGAACATACTTCCAG GAACTGTGGTGGACCTCATGATTTGCCACCCAAAAGTGTTTGATTTCTACTTGTGCAGCCATGCTGGCATTCAG GGAACTAGCAGGTCATCACATTACCATGTTCTTTATGATGAGAATCACTTCACAGCCGATGCGCTTCAGTCACTGACCAACAATCTCTGCTACAC CTATGCTCATTGCACTCGTGCTGTCTCTGTTG TCCAACCGGCGTACTATGCCCATCTTGCGGCATTCCGTGCGCGCTACTACGTGGAAGGGAACAGCTCGGACGGCGGGTCGACCCCCGGGAGCAGCGGGCAGGCGGCGATTGCGCTAGAGGGCCCTGTGGAGGTGCACCAGCTCTCAAAGATCAAGGAAAATGTCAAATTCCCTCTTAATTTACAGCCAGGTGGTGTACTTCGTGTACGCACCACCAATGCTGGCATGATTAG GGAATTACTTATTGCCTTCCGCAGGAAGACAGGCCGGAGGCCTAATAAGATAATCTACCAtaatgatggagaagatgaagggtATCCGA